One Planctomycetota bacterium genomic window carries:
- a CDS encoding Gldg family protein — translation MSARLQTIVLFACVLALFIGVNMLSERLLAGARLDTTQGSIFTLTQGSRNIARSPAEPVTLTLYYAASAATGRPELESYARRVRELLREFAGASRGKVVLREVDPAPFSEAEDDAVRAGLTGVPLDAGRTLYLGLVGTNTIDTREVIAFFDPRRERFLEYDVARLVYSLANPTRKAVGVISSLRIDGGFAIDPRTRQPTQTPAWRVMEEMKGLFDVRMLNAPTSIPDDLDALMVVHPKDLPPSTLYAIDQFVMRGGHLLLFQDPNCENDDTGGQFAFGGDRSSSLEPLLKAWGIDSPDGMVAADAAMALRVFAGDRNNPEPVPYVVWLEARAGQMASDDAVTGVLGRVMLASSGYFNTAEGSTLALTPLISTTGTAMAMPTTDIGFPPDPKALQKKFTPGSAALVLAARVEGAVTSAFPDGPPPPPEGQEAPADLPAHMAASTGPVTMIIAGDVDMLADGMWIRRQDFFGSPMVQRLADNGDFVLGALENLTGGKDLTTVRARRDTNRPFTVVERMQRDADQRALAEQAMLEESLRDTQAELDKLQAARSDAEGSPMLTPEQRAKVEEFRATMLDTRKKLREVNRTLRADIETLGLQLKFINTALMPLLVAFIAILLAILRRARRARAL, via the coding sequence GTGTCCGCACGCCTCCAGACCATCGTGCTGTTCGCGTGCGTGCTGGCGCTCTTCATCGGCGTCAACATGCTGAGCGAGCGCCTGCTGGCGGGCGCGCGCCTCGACACCACGCAGGGCTCGATCTTCACGCTGACGCAGGGCTCGCGGAACATCGCCCGGTCGCCCGCCGAGCCGGTGACGCTGACGCTGTACTACGCGGCGTCGGCCGCGACGGGGCGCCCGGAGCTGGAGTCGTACGCGCGGCGCGTGCGCGAACTGCTGCGCGAGTTCGCCGGCGCGTCGCGGGGCAAGGTGGTGCTGCGCGAGGTAGACCCCGCGCCGTTCTCCGAGGCCGAGGACGACGCGGTGCGCGCCGGGCTCACGGGCGTCCCCCTCGACGCGGGCAGGACGCTGTACCTGGGGCTGGTGGGCACGAACACCATCGACACGCGCGAGGTGATCGCGTTCTTTGACCCCCGGCGCGAGCGGTTCCTCGAGTACGACGTCGCGCGCCTGGTCTACTCGCTCGCGAACCCCACGCGCAAGGCGGTCGGTGTGATCTCGTCGCTGCGGATCGACGGCGGGTTCGCCATCGACCCGCGCACGCGCCAGCCCACGCAGACCCCGGCGTGGCGCGTGATGGAGGAAATGAAGGGCCTGTTCGACGTGCGGATGCTGAACGCCCCGACCTCGATCCCCGACGATCTCGACGCGCTGATGGTCGTGCACCCCAAGGACCTGCCGCCTTCGACGCTGTACGCGATCGATCAGTTCGTCATGCGGGGCGGGCACCTGCTGCTCTTCCAGGACCCCAACTGCGAGAACGACGACACCGGCGGGCAGTTCGCCTTCGGGGGTGACCGGTCGTCGTCGCTGGAGCCGCTGCTCAAGGCCTGGGGCATCGACAGCCCGGACGGCATGGTCGCGGCGGACGCCGCCATGGCGCTGCGGGTCTTCGCGGGCGACCGGAACAACCCCGAGCCCGTGCCCTACGTCGTGTGGCTGGAGGCGCGGGCCGGGCAGATGGCCTCGGACGACGCGGTGACGGGCGTGCTCGGGCGCGTGATGCTCGCGAGCAGCGGGTACTTCAACACGGCGGAGGGCTCGACGCTCGCCCTGACGCCCCTGATCTCGACGACCGGCACGGCGATGGCGATGCCCACGACGGACATCGGGTTCCCGCCCGATCCCAAGGCGCTGCAGAAGAAGTTCACGCCCGGCTCAGCGGCGCTGGTGCTGGCCGCCCGTGTCGAGGGGGCGGTGACGAGCGCGTTCCCCGACGGCCCGCCCCCGCCGCCCGAGGGGCAGGAAGCGCCGGCGGACCTCCCGGCGCACATGGCGGCGAGCACCGGGCCGGTGACGATGATCATCGCGGGCGACGTCGACATGCTCGCCGACGGCATGTGGATCCGGCGCCAGGACTTCTTCGGCAGCCCGATGGTGCAGCGCCTGGCCGACAACGGCGACTTCGTGCTCGGCGCGCTCGAGAACCTGACCGGCGGGAAGGACCTGACGACGGTGCGGGCGCGGCGCGACACCAACAGGCCCTTCACCGTCGTCGAGCGCATGCAGCGCGACGCCGACCAGCGGGCCCTCGCCGAGCAGGCGATGCTCGAAGAGAGCCTCCGCGACACGCAGGCCGAGCTCGACAAGCTGCAGGCGGCCCGGAGCGACGCGGAAGGCTCGCCCATGCTGACCCCCGAGCAGCGGGCGAAGGTCGAGGAGTTCCGCGCGACGATGCTCGACACCCGCAAGAAGCTGCGCGAGGTGAACCGCACCCTCCGCGCGGACATCGAGACCCTCGGGCTGCAGCTCAAGTTCATCAACACCGCCCTCATGCCCCTGCTCGTCGCGTTCATCGCGATCCTGCTCGCCATCCTGCGGCGCGCGCGACGCGCGCGGGCGCTGTAG
- a CDS encoding DUF4340 domain-containing protein, whose amino-acid sequence MKTQTIGALAVAALIVAAGAAWLASTPRTAAPDPRQRPALVPDLASKGASIRRVTVRQGDAVTTLERAGDRWVVASKGGYPASESAVRDLLRSIDGATVADVKTSNPEFYPRLGVEDPAAPGAASTGVVIEGEGATPIASIIVGKAESGAQSSDDSVGRFARRAGEAASLLVRGLGQVRSDTQHYLDRDIGAIENERVMAAGVSGAPGGAYTVSRASAEDTAFTLTPMPEGRSLKDQFVLTRLANVMAFMTLDDVLPAGGVFGEGEIAEGTPTITAELRTFDGLVVRIRTTEKDAKTWAAFSAEATDGASAEIREEAARLNEKWSGWAYQLPAYKNEVLRGPLESLLAPAGSGADADAGTDALPGPVRIPAEAPPPGGQGPDGQPPDDQPPAQGGTPPGGE is encoded by the coding sequence ATGAAGACACAGACCATCGGTGCGCTCGCGGTCGCGGCGCTGATCGTCGCCGCGGGAGCCGCCTGGCTCGCGAGCACCCCGCGCACCGCCGCCCCGGACCCCCGGCAGCGCCCGGCGCTCGTCCCCGATCTCGCCTCGAAGGGCGCGAGCATCCGGCGCGTCACCGTCCGCCAGGGCGACGCCGTGACGACCCTCGAACGCGCGGGCGACCGCTGGGTCGTCGCGAGCAAGGGCGGGTACCCCGCGAGCGAGAGCGCGGTGCGCGACCTGCTCCGCTCCATCGACGGCGCGACGGTCGCCGACGTGAAGACCTCGAACCCCGAGTTCTACCCGCGCCTGGGGGTCGAGGACCCCGCCGCCCCGGGCGCGGCGTCCACGGGCGTCGTCATCGAGGGCGAGGGCGCCACGCCGATCGCGTCGATCATCGTCGGCAAGGCGGAGAGCGGCGCGCAGTCGTCCGACGACAGCGTCGGGCGGTTCGCACGCCGCGCGGGCGAGGCGGCGTCGCTGCTCGTGCGCGGGCTCGGGCAGGTGCGCAGCGACACGCAGCACTACCTCGATCGGGACATCGGCGCGATCGAGAACGAGCGGGTGATGGCGGCGGGCGTGTCCGGGGCGCCCGGCGGGGCGTACACGGTGTCGCGCGCCTCGGCGGAAGACACGGCGTTCACGCTGACGCCCATGCCCGAGGGGCGCTCGCTCAAGGACCAGTTCGTGCTCACGCGCCTCGCGAACGTCATGGCCTTTATGACGCTGGACGACGTGCTGCCCGCGGGCGGCGTATTCGGGGAAGGCGAGATCGCGGAAGGCACGCCGACGATCACGGCCGAACTGCGAACGTTTGACGGCTTGGTCGTGCGAATCCGCACGACCGAGAAAGACGCCAAGACGTGGGCGGCATTCAGCGCGGAGGCCACCGACGGCGCGTCGGCCGAGATTCGCGAGGAGGCGGCGCGGCTCAACGAAAAGTGGAGCGGCTGGGCATACCAACTCCCCGCGTACAAGAACGAGGTTCTGCGCGGGCCGCTCGAGAGCCTCCTCGCGCCGGCGGGCTCCGGCGCCGACGCGGACGCCGGCACGGACGCCCTCCCCGGGCCGGTGCGCATTCCCGCCGAAGCCCCGCCCCCCGGCGGCCAGGGCCCGGATGGACAACCGCCGGACGACCAACCACCCGCGCAAGGCGGCACGCCGCCGGGCGGCGAATGA
- a CDS encoding DPP IV N-terminal domain-containing protein: MLIHTLVAAAILGQASPTPPGDAPPIAGARNGGLDGLAHPEFLEQWAKTNRFRLGLPASISLTPKGDAVLYLRSPARSFVRDLYAFDVATGKERVLLTAESLLGGKEENLTPEELARRERMRLAARGIAFYALSEDGSSLLVPLSGRMYVLNLAAALGGTVAPRVMPDEGGFALDPRFSPDATKIACVREGDVYVIDVGAQTQVKITPGAAGSVTYGEAEFVAQEEMDRRHGFWWSPDGTRLVVQKTDTAGMELFHIADPFNPGSPGQTWPYPRAGGVNASVTLGVFSAGGSGTPVWIEWDRAEFPYVARVDWPKHGPLTVLVQNRRQTVQRLLEVNPATGATSTLLEERDDAWLNLTSNTPAWLRDGSGFLWLTEQGGGDTWRLQKRARDGTLVAALTPEGFPLNGLVHVDQARGFAVVSASEHPAHVHLYRVALTASGGTPEAITPRDVPGQFAGEFAREGDTWVRSSATLTSGPSWEVLTGGARSGAPIPASVERPLLTPEVRLEEVRWEGRTYHAAVVLPPGHDGAAKLPVVNSVYGGPHVNDVNASQWAYLMDGWLAAQGFAVVSIDARGTPRRGRAWERAIHKDVIDIPLREQTEVLKALCARMPALDASRVGISGWSFGGYFAAHATMRRPDVYKVGVAGAPVCDWIDYDTHYTERYMGLPAENPKGYASANVLTYCKDLRVPLLIIHGTADDNVYMVNSLKMTDALFRAGRAFDFLPLAGVTHAPNEPETAMRLQARIVQFLKDALRGE; encoded by the coding sequence ATGCTGATCCACACGCTCGTCGCGGCGGCGATTCTCGGGCAGGCTTCTCCCACCCCGCCGGGCGACGCCCCGCCCATCGCCGGCGCGCGAAACGGCGGCCTCGACGGGCTCGCGCACCCCGAGTTCCTGGAGCAGTGGGCGAAGACCAACCGGTTCCGCCTCGGGCTGCCCGCGTCGATCTCGCTCACGCCCAAGGGCGACGCCGTGCTCTACCTCCGCTCGCCCGCGCGCTCGTTCGTGCGCGACCTCTACGCGTTCGATGTCGCCACGGGCAAGGAACGCGTGCTCCTCACCGCCGAGTCGCTGCTCGGCGGGAAGGAAGAGAACCTCACGCCCGAGGAGTTGGCCCGGCGCGAGCGCATGCGCCTGGCGGCCCGGGGCATCGCCTTCTACGCGCTCTCCGAGGACGGCTCGTCGCTGCTCGTCCCGCTCTCCGGGCGGATGTACGTGCTGAACCTCGCCGCGGCGCTCGGCGGCACGGTCGCGCCGCGCGTCATGCCCGACGAGGGCGGCTTCGCGCTCGACCCGCGATTCTCGCCCGACGCCACGAAGATCGCCTGCGTCCGCGAGGGCGACGTGTACGTCATCGACGTGGGCGCGCAGACCCAGGTGAAGATCACGCCCGGCGCCGCCGGGAGCGTGACGTACGGCGAGGCCGAGTTCGTCGCGCAGGAAGAGATGGACCGGCGACACGGGTTCTGGTGGTCGCCCGACGGCACGCGCCTGGTCGTGCAGAAGACCGACACCGCGGGCATGGAGCTCTTCCACATCGCCGACCCGTTCAACCCGGGCTCGCCCGGACAGACCTGGCCGTACCCGCGCGCCGGGGGCGTCAACGCGAGCGTCACCCTCGGCGTCTTCAGCGCGGGCGGGTCGGGCACGCCCGTGTGGATCGAGTGGGATCGCGCCGAGTTCCCGTACGTGGCCCGCGTCGACTGGCCCAAGCACGGCCCGCTCACCGTGCTCGTGCAGAACCGGCGGCAGACCGTGCAGCGACTGCTCGAAGTGAACCCCGCGACCGGCGCGACCTCGACGCTGCTCGAAGAACGCGACGACGCCTGGCTCAACCTCACCTCCAACACCCCCGCCTGGCTCCGCGACGGATCCGGCTTCCTCTGGCTCACCGAGCAGGGGGGCGGCGATACCTGGCGATTGCAGAAGCGCGCGCGCGACGGCACGCTCGTCGCGGCCCTCACCCCCGAGGGCTTCCCCCTCAACGGGCTCGTCCATGTCGACCAGGCGCGGGGCTTCGCCGTCGTCTCCGCCAGCGAGCACCCGGCGCACGTGCACCTGTACCGCGTCGCCCTCACCGCCAGCGGCGGCACGCCCGAGGCCATCACGCCGCGCGACGTGCCCGGGCAGTTCGCGGGCGAGTTCGCGCGCGAGGGCGACACGTGGGTGCGTTCCTCGGCCACGCTCACCAGCGGGCCATCGTGGGAAGTGCTGACCGGCGGGGCGCGGTCGGGCGCGCCCATCCCCGCCAGCGTCGAGCGGCCCTTGCTCACGCCGGAGGTCCGCCTCGAAGAAGTCCGGTGGGAAGGGCGGACGTACCACGCGGCGGTGGTCCTGCCCCCGGGGCACGACGGGGCGGCGAAGCTGCCGGTCGTGAACAGCGTGTACGGCGGGCCGCACGTCAACGACGTCAACGCCTCGCAGTGGGCGTACCTGATGGACGGGTGGCTGGCGGCGCAGGGGTTCGCGGTGGTGTCGATCGACGCGCGGGGCACGCCCCGGCGCGGGCGCGCCTGGGAGCGGGCCATCCACAAGGACGTCATCGACATCCCGCTGCGCGAGCAGACCGAGGTGCTCAAGGCCCTGTGCGCCCGCATGCCCGCCCTCGACGCCTCCCGCGTCGGGATCAGCGGGTGGTCGTTCGGGGGCTACTTCGCGGCTCACGCGACGATGCGCCGGCCCGACGTCTACAAGGTCGGCGTCGCCGGCGCGCCCGTGTGCGACTGGATCGACTACGACACGCACTACACCGAGCGCTACATGGGCCTGCCGGCGGAGAACCCGAAGGGGTACGCGAGCGCGAACGTGCTGACGTACTGCAAGGACCTGCGCGTGCCGCTGCTCATCATCCACGGCACGGCCGACGACAACGTGTACATGGTGAACAGCCTCAAGATGACCGACGCGCTCTTCCGGGCCGGGCGGGCGTTCGATTTCCTGCCCCTCGCCGGCGTGACGCACGCGCCCAACGAACCCGAGACCGCCATGCGCCTGCAGGCGCGGATCGTGCAGTTCCTGAAAGACGCCCTGCGCGGCGAGTGA
- the crcB gene encoding fluoride efflux transporter CrcB, producing the protein MTLVQALLVAAGGAVGSVARFALSRGAVALVGASFPWGTLAVNVLGCAAAGVLLGAASRDQGASPARLFLVTGVLGGFTTFSAFGAETVALAQRGQWGGAGLNVLANVVLGLGAAGLGFVLARP; encoded by the coding sequence ATGACGCTGGTGCAGGCGCTTCTGGTCGCGGCGGGCGGGGCCGTGGGGTCCGTGGCGCGGTTCGCGCTCTCCCGGGGCGCGGTGGCGCTCGTGGGCGCGTCGTTCCCGTGGGGCACGCTTGCGGTGAACGTGCTCGGCTGCGCGGCCGCGGGCGTGCTGCTGGGCGCGGCGTCCAGAGACCAGGGCGCCTCGCCCGCGCGGTTGTTCCTCGTCACGGGCGTGCTGGGCGGGTTCACGACGTTCTCGGCGTTCGGGGCCGAGACCGTCGCGCTCGCGCAGCGCGGCCAGTGGGGCGGGGCCGGGCTCAACGTGCTGGCGAACGTCGTGCTGGGGCTTGGGGCGGCCGGGCTCGGCTTCGTGCTCGCGCGCCCGTGA
- a CDS encoding glycosyltransferase yields MSLSPAKAAQAAQARALLAQGKGEQARAAALRLAQGSPRSAEAALLVADVCESLGAYPQALHWAQRAAELAPADAGVQERAGYLASVEGDARRAEALLRAALALEPGRASARQHLAGALCDARRFSDARDLLRAGLALEPGHVGLASMLAGTLLNLARVDEALDVIRVHAAQHPDSAGLAMGEALLLNYADVPAGEVFAAHRRFGEALSRSITDPPFAHANTRDPARRLRVGVVSPDLRAHSVAAFAAPILRHHDREAIDLVVYQTNYASDDVTARLRTLGGAWRVMDTATDDALARAIHADSIDVLIELSGLTHGHSLPALARRPAPVIVTYMGYPNTTGLGGVSERWVDAHTDPPGAEAFCVERLRRLDPCFLCYDPPADAPAPAPRAADAPVTFGSFNSAQKISSATVALWRGVLGRVPGARLLLKAVNFEDAALRDDLRARLAQGGIAADRVELRPPVRDKAGHLAAYADVDIALDPFPYHGTTTTCEALWMGVPVVTRAGDRHASRVGATLLHAVGRPEWIAPSDEAFIEIAARLAHDRGALARERMDLRERVRASPLCDQPAFCRRFEGAIRDAWRAWCDAASTARAGAPARAGGGT; encoded by the coding sequence GTGAGCCTCTCGCCCGCGAAGGCGGCCCAGGCGGCGCAGGCCCGGGCGCTGCTGGCGCAGGGGAAGGGCGAGCAGGCCCGGGCGGCGGCGCTGCGCCTGGCGCAGGGTTCGCCCCGCAGCGCCGAGGCCGCCCTGCTCGTCGCCGACGTCTGCGAGTCGCTGGGCGCGTACCCGCAGGCGCTGCACTGGGCGCAGCGGGCGGCGGAACTGGCGCCGGCCGACGCGGGCGTGCAGGAGCGGGCGGGCTACCTGGCGTCGGTCGAGGGTGATGCGCGCCGGGCCGAGGCCCTGCTGCGGGCGGCGCTGGCGCTGGAGCCGGGGCGTGCGAGCGCGCGCCAGCACTTGGCGGGCGCGCTCTGCGACGCGCGGCGTTTCTCCGACGCGCGTGACCTGCTGCGCGCGGGGCTGGCGCTCGAGCCCGGGCACGTCGGGCTGGCGAGCATGCTGGCCGGCACGCTGCTGAACCTGGCGCGCGTGGACGAGGCGCTGGACGTGATCCGCGTGCACGCCGCCCAGCACCCGGACAGCGCGGGGCTGGCGATGGGCGAGGCGCTGCTGCTGAACTACGCCGACGTGCCGGCGGGCGAGGTCTTCGCGGCCCACCGTCGTTTCGGCGAGGCGCTGTCCCGTTCGATCACCGATCCGCCGTTCGCGCACGCGAACACGCGCGATCCCGCGCGCCGCCTGCGCGTGGGCGTCGTCTCGCCGGACCTCCGCGCGCACTCGGTCGCGGCGTTCGCGGCGCCGATCCTGCGGCACCACGACCGCGAGGCCATCGACCTCGTCGTCTACCAGACCAACTACGCCAGCGACGACGTCACCGCGCGCCTCCGCACGCTCGGGGGCGCGTGGCGCGTCATGGACACCGCCACCGACGACGCCCTCGCCCGCGCCATCCACGCCGACTCGATCGACGTGCTGATCGAACTCTCGGGCCTCACGCACGGGCACAGCCTGCCCGCGCTCGCCCGGCGGCCCGCGCCGGTCATCGTCACGTACATGGGCTATCCCAACACCACGGGGCTCGGGGGCGTCTCCGAGCGCTGGGTCGATGCGCACACCGACCCGCCCGGCGCCGAGGCGTTCTGCGTCGAGCGCCTGCGACGCCTCGATCCGTGCTTCCTGTGCTACGACCCGCCAGCGGACGCGCCCGCGCCGGCGCCGCGCGCGGCGGACGCGCCCGTCACGTTCGGTTCGTTCAACTCCGCGCAGAAGATCAGCAGCGCGACGGTCGCGCTGTGGCGGGGCGTGCTCGGGCGCGTGCCCGGCGCGCGACTGCTGCTCAAGGCCGTGAACTTCGAGGACGCGGCGCTGCGCGACGATCTGCGCGCGCGCCTCGCGCAGGGCGGGATCGCCGCCGACCGCGTCGAACTGCGCCCTCCGGTGCGCGACAAGGCCGGGCACCTGGCGGCGTACGCCGACGTCGACATCGCGCTCGACCCGTTCCCGTACCACGGCACGACGACGACGTGCGAGGCGCTGTGGATGGGCGTGCCCGTGGTGACGCGCGCGGGCGACCGGCACGCGTCGCGCGTGGGCGCGACGCTGCTGCACGCCGTGGGGCGCCCCGAGTGGATCGCGCCGAGCGACGAGGCGTTCATCGAGATCGCGGCACGCCTGGCGCACGATCGGGGTGCGCTGGCGCGCGAGCGCATGGACCTGCGCGAGCGCGTGCGCGCCTCGCCCCTGTGCGATCAGCCCGCGTTCTGCCGGCGGTTCGAGGGCGCCATCCGCGATGCGTGGCGGGCGTGGTGCGACGCCGCCAGTACGGCGCGGGCCGGCGCGCCCGCTCGCGCCGGAGGCGGCACATGA
- a CDS encoding aspartate carbamoyltransferase catalytic subunit, protein MARTALITTPHARCLLGLQAAPAEFLRRLLALSRDAASPGPGVPGAIVANLFFEDSTRTRTSFSVAARRLGAEVVDLLGGVSSVSKGETLIDTARNVEAMGVAALVVRARQAGSSAMIARAVRIPVINAGDGRHEHPTQGLLDTLTLAQAFGREGDFDLAGLRVAIVGDVASSRVARSAIAAMTTLGADVTVVGPPALAPRSFESLGAHVSHTLDDVLPRMDAVMMLRIQFERHAGGTPPPAGVPPKSAAIASVREYRAFYALTPERAERMKKRAIVMHPGPINRGIELDEAVADGPRSVILRQVSNGVLVRMGVLRWCLGEA, encoded by the coding sequence ATGGCCCGAACGGCCCTGATCACCACGCCCCACGCCCGCTGCCTGCTCGGGCTGCAGGCCGCGCCCGCCGAGTTTCTTCGTCGGCTGCTGGCGCTCTCGCGAGACGCCGCCTCGCCCGGGCCGGGCGTTCCCGGCGCGATCGTGGCGAACCTGTTCTTCGAGGATTCGACCCGCACCCGCACGAGCTTCTCCGTCGCCGCCCGCCGGCTGGGGGCCGAGGTCGTCGACCTCCTGGGGGGCGTCTCGAGCGTCAGCAAGGGCGAGACGCTGATCGACACGGCGCGCAACGTCGAGGCGATGGGCGTGGCGGCCCTGGTGGTGCGGGCGCGTCAGGCCGGCAGCAGCGCCATGATCGCGCGGGCCGTGCGCATTCCGGTCATCAACGCCGGCGACGGGCGGCACGAGCACCCGACGCAGGGCCTGCTCGACACGCTCACGCTCGCGCAGGCCTTCGGGCGCGAGGGCGACTTTGACCTGGCGGGCCTGCGCGTCGCGATCGTGGGCGACGTCGCGAGTTCGCGCGTCGCGCGCTCGGCCATCGCCGCGATGACGACGCTGGGCGCGGACGTCACGGTCGTCGGCCCGCCCGCGCTGGCGCCGCGCTCGTTCGAGAGCCTGGGCGCGCACGTCTCGCACACGCTCGACGACGTGCTGCCCCGCATGGACGCGGTGATGATGCTGCGGATCCAGTTCGAGCGCCACGCCGGGGGCACGCCCCCGCCCGCGGGCGTGCCGCCAAAGTCCGCGGCGATCGCGTCGGTGCGCGAGTACCGCGCGTTCTACGCCCTGACGCCCGAGCGCGCCGAACGCATGAAGAAGCGCGCGATCGTCATGCACCCCGGGCCGATCAACCGCGGGATCGAGCTCGACGAGGCCGTCGCCGACGGCCCGCGGAGCGTCATCCTCCGCCAGGTGTCCAACGGCGTGCTGGTGCGCATGGGCGTGCTGCGATGGTGCCTGGGGGAGGCGTGA
- a CDS encoding FkbM family methyltransferase — protein MSRLPFSLIEMLGELTPRVRIVDVGASNIGEEPPYEPLLAAGAGTLTGFEPDDAAREQLETSGRHAGKCRYLPNVVGDGAERDFHICELTMTSSLYPPNTPLLRLFNALEELTRVVQTERVKTTRLDDVAAIDAMDYLKIDVQGAELDVFRGAPRLLSGTVVVQTEVEFVPLYVGQPLFGDVDVHLRAQGFVLHSLLTPSGRTFKPIVLNSNPLDTLRQHLWADAIYVRDFTRFRERSPRELLIIATIMHECYGSVDLAAHALLHYDAQTPRTATHPYGLWNEYLRRLWGVLPTERPEV, from the coding sequence ATGAGCCGACTCCCCTTCAGCCTGATCGAGATGCTCGGCGAACTGACGCCCCGCGTGCGCATCGTCGACGTCGGCGCGTCGAACATCGGCGAAGAGCCGCCCTACGAGCCCCTGCTCGCGGCGGGCGCGGGCACGCTCACCGGGTTCGAGCCCGACGACGCGGCACGCGAGCAGCTCGAGACGTCCGGGCGCCACGCGGGCAAATGCCGCTACCTGCCCAACGTCGTCGGCGACGGCGCGGAGCGTGACTTCCACATCTGCGAACTCACGATGACGTCCTCGCTCTACCCGCCGAACACCCCGCTGCTGCGCCTCTTCAACGCGCTGGAGGAACTCACGCGCGTCGTGCAGACGGAGCGTGTCAAGACGACGCGTCTCGACGACGTCGCCGCGATCGACGCGATGGACTACCTCAAGATCGACGTGCAGGGCGCGGAGCTCGACGTCTTCCGCGGCGCGCCCCGCCTGCTCAGCGGCACGGTTGTCGTCCAGACCGAGGTCGAGTTCGTGCCGCTGTACGTCGGCCAGCCGCTCTTCGGCGACGTCGACGTGCACCTGCGCGCCCAGGGGTTCGTGCTGCACAGCCTGCTGACGCCCAGCGGGCGCACCTTCAAGCCGATCGTCCTCAACAGCAACCCCCTCGACACGCTCCGCCAGCACCTCTGGGCCGACGCCATCTACGTCCGCGACTTCACCCGCTTCCGCGAGCGCTCCCCCCGCGAGCTGCTCATCATCGCGACGATCATGCACGAGTGCTACGGCTCGGTCGACCTCGCCGCCCACGCCCTGCTGCACTACGACGCACAGACCCCCCGCACCGCGACGCATCCGTACGGGCTGTGGAACGAATACCTCCGGCGGTTGTGGGGCGTGCTTCCCACCGAACGCCCCGAGGTCTGA
- a CDS encoding UbiX family flavin prenyltransferase produces the protein MPDDTRTHRAPPPRPFVLGISGASGAVYSLRLLDLLLRNGHDVHLVVSDYGRRLLFDEAGIKNLTPEELLGGRATAQGSSSDLRNSGTPELPSLRNSGTSELPSGTLFIHPNKDVGALIASGSFLHGGMVILPCSSATLGAVATGSGSNLLCRAAAVTLKERRPLIVCHREMPLSLIDIRNMESLALAGATICSPNPGFYLHPTRIEDIVDFVVGKVLDHLGVSHALKTRWEDHTRRD, from the coding sequence GTGCCTGACGACACCCGCACTCACCGCGCACCTCCCCCACGCCCGTTCGTGCTGGGCATCTCGGGGGCGTCGGGGGCCGTCTACTCCCTCCGCCTGCTCGACCTCCTCCTGCGCAACGGGCACGACGTGCACCTCGTCGTCTCCGACTACGGGCGGCGACTGCTCTTCGACGAGGCGGGCATCAAGAACCTCACGCCGGAAGAACTGCTCGGCGGCCGGGCAACCGCGCAGGGGTCATCCTCTGATCTTCGGAACTCCGGAACTCCGGAACTTCCCTCACTTCGGAACTCCGGAACTTCGGAACTTCCCTCCGGAACACTCTTCATCCACCCCAACAAGGACGTGGGCGCGCTCATCGCCAGCGGGTCGTTCCTCCACGGCGGGATGGTCATCCTCCCGTGCAGTTCCGCCACGCTCGGCGCGGTCGCGACCGGCTCGGGCTCGAACCTCCTCTGCCGGGCCGCGGCCGTCACGCTGAAGGAACGCCGCCCGCTGATCGTCTGCCACCGCGAGATGCCGCTGAGCCTCATCGACATCCGCAACATGGAATCCCTCGCGCTCGCCGGCGCCACCATCTGCTCACCCAACCCCGGGTTCTACCTCCACCCCACGCGCATCGAGGACATCGTCGACTTCGTCGTCGGCAAGGTCCTCGACCACCTCGGCGTCTCCCACGCGCTCAAGACCCGCTGGGAAGACCACACGCGCCGCGACTGA